The Gammaproteobacteria bacterium DNA segment TCGTTCTCGTGGCGATCCTTTGCACGGAAAGTCAGCGCGTCCCGTATTGTTTACAACTGCGAATGCAGCCAGCTCACCAGGTGCTCGCGCAGTTTTTCGTGCATGGGTCGCCGCGCCCACTCATCGAGCGTCATTTCCCTGGAACGGGTCTTGTCTTGCTCGAACCATTGGGTCTGACTGCGCGCGAGCTCGCGATCCAGCGCGTTCAAGTTGATCTCGTCATTTAGACTGAAGGATCGGTTGTCGAAGTTGGTGGAACCAACCGACACCCACATATCGTCCACGATCATCAGTTTGGTGTGATACATGGTGGGCTGATATTCGTAGATGCGTATGCCGGCGCGCAACAGCTTGCCGTATTGCGAGCGTGAAGCCAGCCGCACCAGGCCCTCGTCGTTGTGCTCGCCGGGCACGATGATCTCGATCTGCACACCCCGGCGGCGCGCGCCCAGCAATGCGCCCGTCGACAGTTCGTCCGGCACGAAATACGCCGTACCGATGCGGATGAATTTGCACGCCGCGGTAATCGCCAGCAAAAACATCAGCCGCACGGAATCCGCCCCGCCCGCCGGCGAGCTTGCAAACACCTGACAGGCCGCCTCGCCCTGCTGCTCCAGCGCGGGGAAATAACTCTCATCGTGCAGGACGACGCCGCTCGCCTTGATCCAGTTGTCCATGAACGCGCTCTGCAACGCCGCGACGCTGGGACCTTCGATGCGGTAATGCGAGTCCCGCCAGTGGTCGGCGTCTTTGGCGTCGCCGGTCCACTCGTCCGCGATGCCAACCCCGCCGGTGAAGCCGATGTAGCCGTCCACGATCAGCAATTTGCGGTGGGTGCGGTGATTGATCGTGCGAAAGCGCGTGAAATGAAGCTTGTGGTAGCGCTGCACTTCTACCCCCGCGTCTTCCATCAACTGTATGGAAGCGCGGTCCAACTCCTTGCTGCCAAACCAGTCAAGCAACACGTGCACCTTGACGCCGGCGCGCCCCCGCTCGGCCAGCGCCTGTGCGCACTCGTCTCCGATACCGCCGACCCAGTAGATGAACGTTTCAAAGGTTATCGCGCGGCGCGCGTCACGGATCGCGGCCAGCATGGCCGGGAAAATCTGATCCCCGTTAAGCAGCGGCGTAATTTTGTTGCCCTCGCGAAACGGGCCGGTTAAAAGATTGGCCATCGAGCGCACGAACTGATCGTCGCCGGCCGCGTAAAGATGTTCGATTTTGCGCTCGACGTGTTTCTCGCGCTTGCCGAACTGACGAACGATGAAGTCGATAGCCAGGGTCGCAAGGCAGGCAACGACGGCAGTGAGAGAAACTATCACCCAGGTCGACATGCCGCGAGTATAACGCCTTAAGCGCCGACTGCTGCTCAGCGCGCAAGCTGGCCGCACCGCCATGCGCGTATTATCGGGCGCGCGGCCCGGTTGCGCGGGCGCCGGGCGCGCGGCAAAATCATGCCATATGGACGCGCCGCCCAAATTAATGGAAATGATGCG contains these protein-coding regions:
- the cls gene encoding cardiolipin synthase → MSTWVIVSLTAVVACLATLAIDFIVRQFGKREKHVERKIEHLYAAGDDQFVRSMANLLTGPFREGNKITPLLNGDQIFPAMLAAIRDARRAITFETFIYWVGGIGDECAQALAERGRAGVKVHVLLDWFGSKELDRASIQLMEDAGVEVQRYHKLHFTRFRTINHRTHRKLLIVDGYIGFTGGVGIADEWTGDAKDADHWRDSHYRIEGPSVAALQSAFMDNWIKASGVVLHDESYFPALEQQGEAACQVFASSPAGGADSVRLMFLLAITAACKFIRIGTAYFVPDELSTGALLGARRRGVQIEIIVPGEHNDEGLVRLASRSQYGKLLRAGIRIYEYQPTMYHTKLMIVDDMWVSVGSTNFDNRSFSLNDEINLNALDRELARSQTQWFEQDKTRSREMTLDEWARRPMHEKLREHLVSWLHSQL